Proteins encoded within one genomic window of Helicobacter sp. 'house sparrow 1':
- a CDS encoding GatB/YqeY domain-containing protein — MSLIREKINQDLKEAMKNLDTFKRDTLRMLNSAFKQVEVDQRKILCDEDIIKILKTAYKQRQDAAEAYKKGGREDLYNKESKEMEIIHSYLPKQLEDSELKIKIQEIISKLGAEGKKDMGKIMGYAKDLNADGKKIASFVKELLG; from the coding sequence TTAAAAGAAGCAATGAAAAATCTCGATACTTTTAAAAGAGATACTTTAAGAATGTTAAATAGTGCTTTTAAACAAGTAGAGGTAGATCAAAGAAAAATCCTTTGTGATGAAGATATTATCAAGATATTAAAGACTGCATATAAACAAAGACAAGATGCAGCTGAGGCATATAAAAAAGGTGGTAGAGAAGACCTTTATAACAAAGAATCTAAGGAAATGGAAATCATCCACTCCTATCTTCCCAAACAACTTGAGGATAGTGAATTAAAAATAAAGATTCAAGAGATTATTTCAAAGCTTGGAGCGGAAGGGAAAAAAGATATGGGAAAAATAATGGGGTATGCAAAGGACTTAAACGCAGATGGTAAAAAAATTGCAAGTTTTGTAAAAGAACTCTTAGGCTAA
- a CDS encoding phospholipase D-like domain-containing protein, whose translation MYFLRLFGFIFFLFVFAYGDGQIFFMPEEQKQALRTLKEALRSAKKEINIAIYSFTNKEIAKVLRDQARNGIRINIIYDRESNIKNSYSTIGYLATLNNISVCLLQGQKAAQKDHYGIMHQKLAIIDDHSIIFGSANWSKSAFENNFEILYLSTEKKIIQKATKHFKEMLKDCKAF comes from the coding sequence ATGTATTTTTTACGATTATTTGGATTTATATTTTTCTTATTTGTTTTTGCATATGGTGATGGACAAATATTTTTTATGCCAGAAGAGCAAAAGCAAGCCTTAAGAACTCTAAAAGAAGCACTAAGAAGTGCGAAAAAAGAGATTAATATTGCAATTTATAGCTTTACAAATAAGGAAATTGCCAAAGTTTTGAGGGACCAAGCTAGGAATGGCATCAGAATCAATATTATATATGATAGAGAATCTAATATTAAGAATTCATATTCTACAATTGGGTATTTGGCAACATTAAATAATATTAGTGTTTGTTTATTGCAGGGTCAAAAGGCAGCACAAAAAGATCATTACGGGATTATGCATCAAAAACTAGCAATTATAGATGATCACTCTATTATTTTTGGCTCTGCAAACTGGAGCAAGAGTGCCTTTGAAAATAATTTTGAGATTTTGTATTTAAGCACTGAAAAAAAGATAATACAAAAAGCAACAAAGCATTTTAAAGAAATGCTAAAAGATTGCAAAGCCTTTTAG
- the gmk gene encoding guanylate kinase, with protein sequence MCGNILILSGPSGSGKSTLCKALKDNFPNIFFSISTTTRPPRFNEKDGREYFFTTEEKFLEDIKAERFLEWAKVHQNYYGTSLVPVKEALQDGKLVVFDVDVQGHKNIKEHFPKLAKSVFITTQNDLILQQRLEKRGTDTQEIIQNRIKNAYEEMLFMDAFDFLIINNDIQDSIKKILSIASLLSCMNFDSQAICQNWKTIQK encoded by the coding sequence ATGTGTGGAAATATTTTAATTTTATCAGGACCTAGTGGTAGTGGGAAAAGTACTCTTTGCAAAGCTTTAAAGGATAATTTTCCAAATATATTTTTTTCTATATCTACAACAACAAGACCTCCAAGATTTAATGAAAAAGATGGTAGAGAATATTTTTTTACCACCGAAGAAAAGTTTTTAGAGGACATAAAGGCAGAAAGGTTCCTGGAATGGGCAAAGGTACATCAAAATTATTATGGAACCTCTCTAGTTCCTGTAAAAGAGGCCCTTCAAGATGGGAAGCTGGTAGTATTTGATGTTGATGTCCAGGGGCATAAAAATATTAAAGAACATTTTCCAAAACTTGCTAAGTCTGTATTCATTACGACACAAAATGATTTAATCCTACAACAACGCCTTGAAAAAAGAGGTACTGATACTCAAGAGATTATTCAAAATAGGATTAAAAATGCTTATGAGGAAATGTTATTTATGGATGCATTTGATTTCTTAATTATTAATAATGATATACAAGATTCTATAAAAAAAATTCTCTCCATTGCTTCACTACTTTCTTGCATGAATTTTGATTCTCAGGCAATTTGCCAAAACTGGAAAACTATACAGAAATAA
- the tatA gene encoding twin-arginine translocase TatA/TatE family subunit, with the protein MGSFSIWHWVVVLLVIILLFGAKKIPEVAKGLGSGIKDFKKAIKDDDENVTLTEATTPQEATKKAPVKKARATTTKTSKTTTKKTKEA; encoded by the coding sequence ATGGGCAGTTTTAGCATTTGGCATTGGGTGGTTGTTTTATTAGTTATCATTCTGTTATTTGGTGCAAAAAAAATTCCAGAAGTTGCAAAGGGTCTGGGAAGCGGAATTAAAGATTTTAAGAAAGCTATTAAAGATGATGATGAAAATGTTACTTTAACTGAAGCAACAACACCACAAGAAGCGACAAAAAAAGCTCCTGTAAAAAAGGCTAGAGCGACCACAACAAAAACTTCTAAAACAACTACAAAAAAGACTAAGGAGGCTTGA